AACAGCTTGCCGATGGAGACCTCAGCCACAACGCCGTAGATGACGAAGGCTATGCTGGGCGGGATGATGATGCCTATAGCGCCTGAAGAAGCCAGCAACGCGGAAGACATGCCCACATCGTAGCCGGCCTTGACCATGGCGGGGATCAGCATGGTCCCCAGCGCGGCGACGGTGGCCGGCCCGGAACCCGAAATGGCGGCGAAAAAGCAAGAGGTGATTACCGCCACAATGGCCAGTCCCGCCGGCAGGTGCCCTACCGCCGTGTTGGCCAGTTTGATGAGCCGGTGAGAGATGCCCGCTTTTTCCATGATGATCCCGGCCATGATGAAAAAGGGAATGGCTAAGAGGGTGAACCTGGCCATGGCGGCGTAAATCACCATGGGGTACATGGAAAAGGGCACGCCCATCAAATAAAGCGCCACCAGGCTGGAAGCGCCCAAGGAAACGGCAATGGGCACGTTCAAAACGAGCAAGACAGCGAAAATAAGAAAAAGCGCGGTTCCCGGTTCCATTTCAATTATCGCCCCCTTTCAGTTCCCGGTAACCCAGTTCCACGAACCGGATGAGCAGGAAGACGGCCCCGATGGGAACCGAAATCCCGAAGGTCCATTCCGGCAATCCTAGGGCGGGGGTTGTCTGGCCCATTTTGTACTGGGATATGACCATGTCAATGCCGTATTTCAGCAGAATGACGAATATTGTGACCGAAACCACAACAGCAAAAAGGGCCGCCGCCTTTTGCAGCCTGGGAGGCAGAAAATCGGTCAGGTAACTCAGTCCCAGGTGCCCTTTTCTTTTAACCGCCACGGCGGCTCCCAAAAAGCTGGCCCAGACAAAAAAGTTGGTGGTTATTTCCTCGGTGAAAGACCATGACGCATGGAGGACATAGCGGGAAACCACGTTGCTAAAAGTAATGACCGTCATTACCAGCAAGAAGACAACGATCAGTATTTCTTCCAGATAGTCAATTATTTTCATCACATCACTCCTAGATGACGCGCCGCGGCCTGGCCCCGTCCAGGCAGGGACCAGGCGCGCAGCTCAAATTTTCTCCCCGTTCTATCTAAACAGATCTATTACATCCTTGCCGATGATCGGTTCGTATTCGGCGTAGACCGGTTTTACTTTTTCCTGGAAGGCCTTTATTTCATCAGGTGTCAGCGTGGTAACCTTCAGACCCTTATCCTTGAAAAGTTGAACCTGTTCGGCCACTTTATCCCGGTTAATCTTGCGCTGGTAAACCATTGCTTCTTCAGCGGCCTTGCGGAGCATGTCCTGCGTAGCCTTGTCCAGGGCGTCAAACTTGGCCTTGTTCATGCCCAGGATAAGAGCGTCATAGGAATAGTTCCATAGGCTGATGTATTTTTGCACTTCATACAGCTTGGAAGAGGTGATAACGTCAGTCGGGTTTTCCTGGCCATCAATGGTGCCCTGCTGGAGAGCGGTAAACACC
The sequence above is a segment of the Peptococcaceae bacterium genome. Coding sequences within it:
- a CDS encoding TRAP transporter small permease, which gives rise to MKIIDYLEEILIVVFLLVMTVITFSNVVSRYVLHASWSFTEEITTNFFVWASFLGAAVAVKRKGHLGLSYLTDFLPPRLQKAAALFAVVVSVTIFVILLKYGIDMVISQYKMGQTTPALGLPEWTFGISVPIGAVFLLIRFVELGYRELKGGDN